AAGGCAAAGGGCCGCCGGTAAGTCGAGCCGCCATTAGGCTACCATCAAACGCTTGCCGCGGAGAAATCATGTCCAAACCAATATTTAAGCGAGTTTTACTCAAGCTCTCAGGTGAAGCACTGCAAGGTGACGAAGGATATGGGATCAGCCCACCAATCTTGGAGAGTATTGCATCCCAAATCAAAGATGTTGTTGAGCTCGGCATTGAATTGGGCATCGTCATTGGTGGTGGAAACATCTTTCGTGGTGTTGCGGCCAGTGCTCAAGGCATGGACCGGGCTTCAGCGGATTACATGGGAATGCTCGCAACCGTTATTAACTCTATGGCACTTCAGGATGCACTGGAAGCCCAAGGAATAGAAACTCGAGTTTTGACGGCTATTGAAATGCAGGAAATCGCGGAGCCCTACATTCGGCGTCGTGCGATGCGGCATTTGGAGCAGCAGCGGGTCGTTATCTTCGGTGCCGGTACAGGTAACCCCTATTTCACGACAGATACGGCAGCTTCTCTTCGCGCGATGGAAATTCATGCAGAAGCCATTCTCAAGGCAACCAAAGTAGACGGTATTTACGATTCAGACCCAATGAAGAATCCTGATGCTGTAAAATTCGACGATTTGACCTATCTAGAAGTGCTCCAGCGCGACCTCCATGTTATGGATTCTACTGCGATTTCTCTTTGTAGAGACAATAATTTGCCAATCGTTGTTTTCAATCTCCACGAAAAGGGTAATATTCGCCGAGCGGTCATGGGTGATAAAATAGGTACCGTTGTGGGCAAACTTGATCGATAATATAGCGCGTAAAACGATTGCTGGAGAAAAGTTGATATGAGTCTTGAAGAAGAATGCATGCAGGAACTGGGTGAGAGTATTGATAGCTCTATTCAGTCCCTTAAAAGTGGCTTGGTTAAGTTGAGAACTGGTCGCGCGAACATATCGATTCTTGATGACGTAAAAGTCGATTACTACGGTACGCCAACTCCGTTGAGTCAGTGTGCTCAGCTTTCAGCTCCTGAGCCTCGTTTGTTGACCATCAAACCTTGGGAAAAAGGCTTGGTCAGTGCAATTGAGAAAGCGATTATGAATGCCCAGCTGGGTATCAATCCACAGAACGATGGAGAGATGGTTCGATTGCCGATACCTCAGCTCACTGAGGAGCGCCGTAAGGATCTCGTTAAGCAAGCTCGTCAACGCGGCGAAGAATGCAAGATTGCTGTTCGTAACCACCGACGAACCATCAACGATATGCTCAAGGATGCGGAAAAGGAAAAAGAAATCTCTCAAGATGACCTAAAACGAGCTTTGGAGCAGGTGCAGAACCTTACCAACGATGCAGTGAGCAAAGTTGATGAAGTTTTGTCGGCAAAAGAAGCAGAGATTTTGGAAATCTAAGATTCCAATGAGTGACCCGGTCCGAGTATCTTTAGATAGAGAAACCCCACGCCATGTTGCCATCATTATGGATGGTAATGGTCGATGGGCTCAGCGGCGTGGTTTGCCTCGTTTAGAGGGGCACCGGCGGGGCGCCGACACCGTGCGTGATATTACGACGGCAGCTCGGGAAATCGGCCTCAAGTACCTCACCCTGTATTCATTCTCAGTTCAAAACTGGCAGCGACCTGTTGACGAGGTCAAAGGATTGATGGACCTGCTTGAAGAGTATTGCATCGGTGAGCGTGAACTTTTAATGAAGCACGACATACGGTTAAATCTCATAGGCCGACTCTCGAATTTACCTGAATCCACGCGCCAAGCATTTGAAGAACTTCGTGAAGTAACCAAAGACAATAGCTCCATGGTGCTCACATTGGCCATTGATTATGGCGGCCGTGAAGAACTTATAGAGGCTGCAAAAGCGATGGCTGAGGCTGTGGCTGAAGGTAAGCTCCAGCCCGAAGATATCGACGAGACTAGATTCTCGTCGCAATTAGGCACCTCCGATATACCTGATCCGGATCTCATGATTCGAACATCGGGCGAAGTAAGACTCTCGAATTTCCTTTTATGGCAATCAGCCTATACCGAACTTTTGTTCACGGACGTACTTTGGCCGGATTTTGACCCTCTTCAGTTTAAAGATTGTATGACAGATTTCAGTATGCGCCAGCGGCGCTTCGGGGCCACACCTGAGCAACTTGAAACCAATGAAAAGATGGGGCGAGCCAAGTGCTAAGAACCAGAATATTATCCGCGATGGTTTTTGCGCCTGCCTTACTTTGGGTCATTTATGAAGGCGGCTTTGTTTGCCAGGCTGTTTGCTGGGTGCTCAGCCTCTTGATGCTTTGGGAGCTTTTATCCATGAGCCCGGCTGACGGTAAGAGCCCCGTTGCTCTTGTCACCTACGGGGTCACGGCCGCTACATCGGCGGCGATTCTCGGGTTCATCCCTGCAGAGCACGCCGTCTTAATTTTACCGGCCGGTATCCTTGGTATTTGGGCGTCATTCTTGGGCCGCGTTGGGTCGATTGAAAAAGCACTGCTCACAGTAGGTACGATGATTCTTGGAGTCGTCTATTGCGGTGCGATGATTCCTTATTTGGCTCGTATTCGCGATATGGAGGGCGGCTTAGGTTTAGCTCTGGCTGCGTTGTTTTGTACTTGGAGCGGAGACACTGGCGCTTACTTTTCAGGCCGTGCGCTCGGTAAAAACAAACTTGCCCCTGTGATTTCTCCTAAAAAGACCATTGAAGGTGCCGTAGGTGGAGTCGTTGCCGCGATTGCCATGGCATTTATTCTCCGGCATTTCTTCATGCCGGAATTGGC
This Deltaproteobacteria bacterium DNA region includes the following protein-coding sequences:
- a CDS encoding phosphatidate cytidylyltransferase, which gives rise to MLRTRILSAMVFAPALLWVIYEGGFVCQAVCWVLSLLMLWELLSMSPADGKSPVALVTYGVTAATSAAILGFIPAEHAVLILPAGILGIWASFLGRVGSIEKALLTVGTMILGVVYCGAMIPYLARIRDMEGGLGLALAALFCTWSGDTGAYFSGRALGKNKLAPVISPKKTIEGAVGGVVAAIAMAFILRHFFMPELAPLHALAVGAIAAVAGIVGDLCESLLKRSTGIKDSSNLIPGHGGVLDRFDGVMFAAPAIFLYVSLVV
- a CDS encoding UMP kinase codes for the protein MSKPIFKRVLLKLSGEALQGDEGYGISPPILESIASQIKDVVELGIELGIVIGGGNIFRGVAASAQGMDRASADYMGMLATVINSMALQDALEAQGIETRVLTAIEMQEIAEPYIRRRAMRHLEQQRVVIFGAGTGNPYFTTDTAASLRAMEIHAEAILKATKVDGIYDSDPMKNPDAVKFDDLTYLEVLQRDLHVMDSTAISLCRDNNLPIVVFNLHEKGNIRRAVMGDKIGTVVGKLDR
- a CDS encoding isoprenyl transferase — protein: MSDPVRVSLDRETPRHVAIIMDGNGRWAQRRGLPRLEGHRRGADTVRDITTAAREIGLKYLTLYSFSVQNWQRPVDEVKGLMDLLEEYCIGERELLMKHDIRLNLIGRLSNLPESTRQAFEELREVTKDNSSMVLTLAIDYGGREELIEAAKAMAEAVAEGKLQPEDIDETRFSSQLGTSDIPDPDLMIRTSGEVRLSNFLLWQSAYTELLFTDVLWPDFDPLQFKDCMTDFSMRQRRFGATPEQLETNEKMGRAKC
- the frr gene encoding ribosome recycling factor, with product MQELGESIDSSIQSLKSGLVKLRTGRANISILDDVKVDYYGTPTPLSQCAQLSAPEPRLLTIKPWEKGLVSAIEKAIMNAQLGINPQNDGEMVRLPIPQLTEERRKDLVKQARQRGEECKIAVRNHRRTINDMLKDAEKEKEISQDDLKRALEQVQNLTNDAVSKVDEVLSAKEAEILEI